In Gymnogyps californianus isolate 813 chromosome 1, ASM1813914v2, whole genome shotgun sequence, the following are encoded in one genomic region:
- the RBBP7 gene encoding histone-binding protein RBBP7 encodes MASKEVLEDTVEERVISEEYKIWKKNTPFLYDLVMTHALEWPSLTVQWLPDVTRPEGKDYALHWLVLGTHTSDEQNHLVVARVQIPNDDQFDASQYDSEKGEFGGFGSVTGKIETEIKINHEGEVNRARYMPQNPCIIATKTPSADVLVFDYTKHPSKPDPSGECNPDLRLRGHQKEGYGLSWNSNLSGHLLSASDDHTVCLWDVSAGPKEGKIVDAKAIFTGHSAVVEDVAWHLLHESLFGSVADDQKLMIWDTRSNTTSKPSHSVDAHTAEVNCLSFNPYSEFILATGSADKTVALWDLRNLKLKLHSFESHKDEIFQVHWSPHNETILASSGTDRRLNVWDLSKIGEEQSAEDAEDGPPELLFIHGGHTAKISDFSWNPNEPWVICSVSEDNIMQIWQMAENIYNDEEPDIAAAELEGQGT; translated from the exons ATGGCGAGCAAGGAAG TGCTGGAGGACACGGTGGAGGAGCGCGTCATCAGCGAGGAGTACAagatctggaagaaaaacaccCCCTTCTTGTACGACCTGGTGATGACACATGCTCTGGAGTGGCCCAGCCTCACGGTGCAGTGGTTGCCTGATGTGACCAg GCCAGAAGGAAAGGATTACGCTCTACACTGGCTGGTTTTGGGAACACACACGTCCGATGAACAGAACCACCTGGTTGTTGCAAGAGTCCAGATTCCCAATGATGATCAGTTTGATGCTTCTCAATATGACAGTGAAAAAGGAG AGTTTGGTGGCTTTGGATCTGTGACTGGCAAAATTGAAACGGAGATTAAAATCAACCATGAAGGTGAAGTAAACCGTGCTCGTTACATGCCGCAGAATCCCTGCATCATTGCTACAAAAACACCGTCTGCTGATGTGTTAGTATTTGACTACACTAAACATCCTTCAAAACCAG aCCCAAGTGGAGAGTGTAATCCTGACCTTAGATTAAGAGGGCACCAGAAAGAAGGCTATGGCTTGTCATGGAACTCAAATTTGAGTGGACATCTTCTCAGTGCATCAGATGATCAT ACTGTGTGTTTATGGGATGTAAGTGCTGGACCAAAAGAAGGCAAAATTGTTGATGCAAAAGCAATCTTTACTGGACACTCTGCAGTAGTAGAAGATGTGGCATGGCATCTGCTCCATGAATCTCTGTTTGGATCTGTCGCTGATGATCAGAAGCTTATGAT CTGGGACACAAGATCTAATACTACGTCCAAGCCAAGTCATTCTGTAGATGCTCATACAGCCGAGGTCAACTGTCTGTCCTTCAACCCTTACAGTGAGTTCATTCTAGCAACTGGTTCTGCTGACAAG ACGGTGGCTCTATGGGATCTTCgaaatttaaaattgaaactCCATTCTTTTGAGTCTCATAAAGATGAAATTTTTCAG GTTCACTGGTCTCCTCATAACGAAACAATTCTTGCTTCAAGTGGTACTGATCGTCGGCTTAATGTATGGGATCTGAG TAAAATTGGAGAAGAGCAGTCTGCAGAGGATGCAGAAGATGGGCCTCCTGAACTGCTG tttattCATGGAGGACACACTGCCAAAATTTCAGACTTCAGTTGGAATCCTAATGAGCCTTGGGTAATCTGTTCTGTCTCGGAGGACAACATAATGCAGATATGGCAAATG GCAGAAAACATTTACAATGATGAAGAACCAGATATAGCAGCGGCTGAACTGGAGGGTCAAGGAACGtaa